In the Setaria italica strain Yugu1 chromosome VI, Setaria_italica_v2.0, whole genome shotgun sequence genome, one interval contains:
- the LOC101773705 gene encoding acetylserotonin O-methyltransferase 2: MSCAKEEVSTQDLHQGYMEIWHHGLFHVKSSALLCAVGLGIPSAIHRRGGAATISDIVTDTGVQPSKLSYLRRLMRMLTFCGIFAADQPNNEDEAIYKLTPVSQILVEDRASSSTPYDMSPLLRVIVRPSTAVSTFFSLEAWFRDAGDRTLFEVAHGVHPWTLTRNDPDYNKAVNESMVMDSSVLMDIMLKEVGGTDIFRGLTSLVDVGGGLGVAAMAIARAFPHIKCTVLDLEQVISQAPSSDGTVEFITGDMFEYIPPADAVFLKLIFDCWDDDDSVKILRQCKRAIPARDAGGKVIIVNCVLGYGAQNSVAMETQVLFDVYMMRYGGAQREEHEWKKIFLEAGFSDYKITPIFGFQSIIEVFP, encoded by the exons ATGTCGTGTGCCAAGGAAGAGGTGAGCACCCAGGACTTGCACCAAGGTTACATGGAGATATGGCACCACGGCCTTTTCCACGTCAAATCCTCGGCGCTCCTATGCGCGGTTGGGCTGGGCATCCCTAGCGCCATCCACCGGCGCGGTGGTGCGGCGACAATCTCGGACATCGTCACCGACACCGGCGTCCAGCCATCCAAGCTCTCCTACCTCCGACGGCTCATGCGCATGCTCACCTTCTGTGGCATCTTCGCCGCCGATCAACCTAATAATGAGGATGAGGCCATCTACAAGCTCACTCCTGTGTCCCAGATCCTAGTTGAAGACAGGGCTTCTTCTTCCACTCCGTACGACATGTCGCCGTTGCTCCGTGTCATCGTGCGCCCTAGCACGGCAGTCTCCACGTTCTTCAGCTTGGAGGCGTGGTTCCGGGATGCCGGCGACAGGACGCTCTTCGAGGTGGCACACGGTGTTCATCCATGGACCTTGACAAGGAACGACCCCGACTACAACAAGGCCGTGAACGAGTCGATGGTGATGGACAGCAGCGTCCTCATGGATATCATGCTAAAGGAGGTCGGCGGCACAGATATCTTCCGCGGGCTCACGTCGCTGGTCGATGTCGGCGGGGGCCTTGGCGTAGCCGCCATGGCTATCGCTAGGGCCTTTCCGCACATCAAGTGCACTGTGCTAGACCTCGAACAAGTGATCAGCCAAGCACCTTCTTCTGATGGCACGGTGGAGTTCATCACTGGTGACATGTTTGAGTATATTCCACCTGCAGATGCTGTTTTCCTAAAG TTAATTTTCGATTGTTGGGATGATGACGACAGTGTTAAGATACTTCGACAGTGCAAGAGGGCGATTCCCGCAAGAGATGCCGGAGGAAAAGTGATAATTGTGAATTGTGTGCTCGGATATGGGGCACAGAACAGTGTTGCCATGGAGACGCAGGTATTGTTTGATGTGTACATGATGCGGTATGGTGGGGCTCAGCGAGAAGAGCACGAATGGAAAAAGATCTTCTTAGAAGCTGGATTCAGTGATTACAAGATTACACCGATATTTGGTTTTCAATCCATCATTGAGGTTTTTCCATGA